A stretch of Scheffersomyces stipitis CBS 6054 chromosome 2, complete sequence DNA encodes these proteins:
- a CDS encoding WD-repeat domain protein has product MNIAPSNSPADRTSYYFSQYPLYCSDWSSMAVDTDCIALSSYKEGFTNKLQVVHGLSYEADYAKNKLYSPGSADIDDQQQQQQSQQQYSYDDEVVEGFYFHKVAETSVDYPITNLQWDPMLKNGNEERLAASSEVLRLYKVDHDPFDQNGEYKLVQTHTLANNTTSTASSTSSNGNSSKPIDDINTFPPVTSFDWNRTDPNILITSSVDTTCTVWDLHRSHTLKQRDDGSTLDTATVKTQLIAHDSEVFDVKFVHNSTNIFASVGNDGSMRVFDLRSLEHSTIIYEPTLSPPSTSSNVAASTSASALHSRALLKLSTSNIDQHHLATVGINSNQIIIIDMRVPGLPVATLDGSLGGRNAAAINSINWHPTSNYLLTGGDDCQALVWDCNNLTSNKNAATNTNSDLGVVIDSPVLAYEEDLEINNVCWRGESGDWMGVVSGKGFQAVSM; this is encoded by the exons ATGAACATCGCACCTTCCAACTCCCCCGCAGATAGGACCTCTTACTACTTCTCGCAATACCCATTGTACTGCTCTGACTGGCTGCTGATGGCTGTAGATACTGATTGTATAGCTCTCTCATCATACAAGGAAGGATTCACCAATAAGCTTCAGGTCGTCCATGGCCTTAGTTACGAAGCTGACTATGCCAAAAACAAGCTCTACTCTCCTGGTCTGGCTGATATAGATGAT caacaacaacaacaacaactgCAGCAACAATATTCGTacgatgatgaagttgtagaaggTTTCTACTTCCACAAAGTGGCAGAGACATCTGTGGACTACCCCATTACCAACTTGCAATGGGACCCCATGCTTAAGAATGGCAACGAGGAAAGACTTGCAGCATCACTGGAGGTGCTACGGCTCTACAAGGTGGATCACGATCCCTTCGACCAGAACGGCGAATACAAACTCGTTCAAACACATACATTAGCTAACAACACTACAAGTACAGCTTCCTCGACGAGTTCTAACGGAAACTCATCTAAACCCATCGACGACATCAACACTTTTCCTCCTGTGACTTCTTTCGACTGGAACAGAACAGACCCAAACATCTTGATTACTTCATCTGTAGACACCACTTGCACTGTGTGGGATTTACATCGTTCACATACACTTAAGCAACGTGATGATGGCAGTACGCTCGACACAGCCACTGTGAAGACGCAGTTGATAGCACATGATTCAGAGGTATTTGACGTCAAGTTCGTTCACAACTCAACCAACATCTTTGCCTCAGTAGGAAACGATGGATCGATGAGAGTTTTTGACTTACGATCTTTAGAGCACCTGACCATCATATACGAACCAACATTGTCTCCTCCACTGACTTCGTCAAATGTGGCAGCTTCTACAAGTGCTTCGGCCCTACATTCCCGAGCATTGTTGAAACTATCCACCTCTAACATAGATCAACATCATCTAGCTACTGTTGGTATCAACTCCAACCAGATTATCATTATCGACATGAGAGTTCCTGGCCTTCCGGTAGCTACTCTAGACGGTTCTCTTGGTGGCAGAAACGCTGCTGCCATTAACCTGATCAATTGGCATCCAACTTCTAACTACTTGTTGACAGGAGGTGACGATTGCCAAGCTCTTGTCTGGGACTGTAACAATTTAACTCTGAATAAGAATGCAGCAACAAACACAAACTCGGACCTCGGTGTAGTTATCGATAGTCCAGTACTAGcatatgaagaagatctaGAGATTAATAATGTTTGTTGGAGAGGTGAACTGGGGGACTGGATGGGTGTAGTCAGTGGAAAGGGTTTCCAGGCGGTGCTGATGTAG